In Rubrivirga marina, the following are encoded in one genomic region:
- a CDS encoding MmcQ/YjbR family DNA-binding protein — translation MHLDQLRDHCLAKPAVTESFPFDEDTLVFKVAGKMFALVGLERVPPTVALKCDPERALELRELYEAVGPAYHMSKTHWNGVGLRGDVPGDVVRELVDHSYDLVVAGLTRRVRAERGLD, via the coding sequence ATGCACCTCGACCAGCTCCGCGACCACTGCCTCGCCAAGCCCGCCGTGACGGAGAGCTTCCCGTTCGACGAGGACACGCTCGTGTTCAAGGTGGCGGGGAAGATGTTCGCGCTCGTCGGCCTCGAGCGCGTGCCGCCGACGGTGGCGCTGAAGTGCGACCCGGAGCGGGCGCTCGAGCTCCGCGAGTTGTACGAGGCCGTCGGGCCGGCGTACCACATGAGCAAGACGCACTGGAACGGGGTCGGCCTGCGAGGGGACGTGCCGGGCGACGTCGTGCGCGAGCTGGTGGACCACTCGTACGACCTCGTGGTGGCCGGGCTGACCCGGAGGGTGCGGGCGGAGCGTGGGCTGGATTGA
- a CDS encoding TrkH family potassium uptake protein — MIIDWKAIAGIMGVLLGALGVALVVPALVGLLYGEPEWWAFAATAAGSGIVGGGLWLAFRPKEELRVREGFAIVALAWFVLSLVGALPWTMTGVLDSYADAFFEVMSGFTTTGATILGGATTPQIEAVPNAFLFWRSLTHWLGGMGIIVLTIAVLPLLGVGGMQLFKAEVPGPSADKLTPRVSETAKRLWAIYVALTAIQVILLLPAMSFFDAVNHAMATLATGGFSTENGSVGQYGSAYVDWVVTVFMVLAGMNFVLHYRLLHKDWSATNNEELKVYFAFLGGATLLLTLVLWTPTGDVLPAPVTLDGEVVTQDVVDQTVGAAQAEADAAAEGADLEEVETESADRVGGENIGGGAQEAAELASREERGRTVVRYDSFWDSLRYAAFQAAAIITTTGFGTADYEVWPPLALVVLFALFFVGGMAGSTGGGVKVVRVLLILKNSFRELRQLVHPQAILPIRLDHRVVPEGILRNVLSFIVFYVGLIGLGTLLMGILGLDIWSAFSATFSCVGNVGPAFGAMGPTENYTHVPTAGKWILSVLMMAGRLEIFTVLLLFTPGFWKR; from the coding sequence GTGATCATCGACTGGAAGGCCATTGCCGGCATCATGGGCGTCCTGCTCGGGGCGCTCGGGGTGGCGCTTGTGGTCCCGGCCCTGGTCGGGTTGCTCTACGGCGAGCCCGAATGGTGGGCGTTCGCGGCGACGGCCGCGGGCTCGGGGATCGTGGGCGGCGGGCTGTGGCTCGCGTTCCGACCGAAGGAGGAGCTCCGTGTGCGCGAGGGGTTCGCGATCGTGGCCCTCGCATGGTTCGTGCTCTCGCTCGTGGGCGCGCTGCCGTGGACGATGACCGGCGTGCTCGACAGCTACGCCGACGCCTTCTTCGAGGTCATGAGCGGCTTCACGACGACGGGGGCGACGATCCTCGGCGGCGCGACGACGCCTCAGATCGAGGCCGTCCCCAACGCGTTCCTCTTCTGGCGGAGCCTCACGCACTGGCTCGGCGGGATGGGCATCATCGTGCTCACGATCGCCGTGCTCCCGCTCCTCGGCGTGGGGGGGATGCAGCTGTTCAAGGCCGAGGTCCCCGGTCCGTCGGCTGACAAGCTCACGCCGCGGGTCTCGGAGACGGCCAAGCGGCTCTGGGCCATCTACGTGGCGCTGACGGCCATCCAGGTGATCCTTCTGCTCCCGGCGATGTCGTTCTTCGACGCCGTCAACCACGCGATGGCGACGCTCGCGACGGGCGGGTTCTCGACCGAGAACGGGAGCGTCGGGCAATACGGGAGCGCCTACGTGGACTGGGTCGTGACCGTGTTCATGGTGCTGGCCGGGATGAACTTCGTCCTCCACTACCGGCTCCTTCACAAGGACTGGTCGGCCACGAACAACGAGGAACTGAAGGTCTACTTCGCGTTCCTCGGTGGCGCGACCCTCCTCCTGACCCTCGTCCTCTGGACGCCGACGGGCGACGTGCTCCCGGCGCCGGTCACGCTCGACGGCGAGGTCGTCACGCAGGACGTCGTCGACCAGACCGTCGGGGCCGCCCAAGCGGAAGCGGACGCGGCGGCCGAGGGCGCGGACCTCGAGGAGGTCGAGACCGAGTCGGCCGACCGCGTGGGCGGCGAGAACATTGGGGGCGGGGCGCAGGAAGCCGCGGAGCTGGCGTCGCGCGAGGAGCGCGGCCGGACGGTCGTCCGCTACGACTCGTTCTGGGACTCGCTCCGCTACGCGGCCTTCCAGGCCGCCGCCATCATCACGACGACGGGCTTCGGGACGGCCGACTACGAGGTGTGGCCGCCGCTCGCGCTCGTCGTCCTGTTCGCCCTGTTCTTCGTGGGCGGGATGGCGGGCTCGACGGGCGGCGGCGTGAAGGTCGTCCGCGTGCTCCTCATCCTGAAGAACTCGTTCCGCGAACTCCGCCAGCTCGTCCACCCGCAGGCGATCCTCCCGATCCGGCTCGATCACCGCGTGGTGCCGGAGGGCATCCTCCGCAACGTCCTCTCGTTCATCGTCTTCTACGTCGGGCTCATCGGGCTGGGGACGCTCCTGATGGGCATCCTCGGGCTCGACATCTGGAGCGCGTTCTCGGCCACGTTCTCGTGCGTCGGCAACGTGGGCCCGGCGTTCGGGGCGATGGGGCCGACGGAGAACTATACGCACGTCCCGACGGCCGGGAAGTGGATCCTGTCGGTCCTGATGATGGCCGGCCGGCTGGAGATTTTCACGGTGCTCCTCCTGTTCACGCCGGGCTTCTGGAAGCGATAG